Part of the Ictalurus furcatus strain D&B chromosome 28, Billie_1.0, whole genome shotgun sequence genome is shown below.
TCCACTCCTCAAGGCCTCTATGTGGATTCATGACAACACAACCATAGTAACTGTCCCTGTATTGTGTTGACACACAAGCTTCACACTAGCATgctaggacacacacacacacacgcgtataCACACTCCACAGCTGCTATCACGCTAGCTTGTTCTGGATGTGTGAACATCTAATCACATTTTGTGCGTGTGCGTGACTAAAAATAGGCTATCGGTATCTCCTATCCCATAATCGTCCTCGCCGAGATTAATCGTGAAAAGACGAAGAGAATCGTGGATAATTAAGTCTtcagtgtgatgtcatcatgaataataataataataataataataataataataataatatgcagcTAATATCTGTTATTGCTAAGTAATACAGTGTTCATCACGCAGCGGGACGTTATAGCAGGAAGTCTTTGAAGCCATGCCTCTTAAATCACTGAGCTCGTTCCTTTAACGGTTTCAGCGTGGGTCGGTTCATACGTTAATGATCTACTCGCTGTTGACTCAAAGTACACCAAGCGTCACATGACCTCGCTCTTTCACCCCTTTTTCTCATGCTAGCGAAAGCCTTAAAGAGGAATTGCACAGATTTTTCAGCATCCTTATACGACGGGAACGTCGCTTGGGAAAACGCACTCAACGCAACATCGTGGAGAAGCCGACCGAATCCGAACGACTGACAGCGTGACAGACTGTCCAGTGGCATGTCCCGGACGTGCACGTACAGTACAGGGCTTCGGTTTTTCGCACCGGACCGTGTGGAGTTCCCAGCACTAACACGGGTGATATTCGTCTCTCTGGCGTGTGTCGGGTTCTCACAGATGTTCCAGGTTCTACGTATCGTCGCACCTTAACTTTAAGTGAGAGCGTAAATGATAGGAACACGTTGCGTAGTGCGCACGCATTTCTAATTCGCCGTGTCCTCGATACGGCCGCCGAGACCGTTATCCGCTCCATAACCATCTTTTCCCTCTGCCAATCTTAGCCTTATTTCCTTCCAGATCATTTACTAGGCATGTACACTAGAACACATGCATATGACCACACCCCATTATTGACTACTTTAAAACAAGCTCTTGGTAGACGCAGACAAATTTTTTGAAACTAGGCCAAGTGCGAACTCGTCCCCCCACTCCCCGACCCCCTTGTTCCAATGCTAGCCCCATTAGGTGTACATTTCATAACCCTGGCAACCCTTataatttgttttataatatataggttttgacaaacaaaacaaaaccaccgcgctctgttttttcttcttgttgtcATCCAAACCCACTGTCTccaagccccgcccccaaacaGATACCATCATAAAACCGTGATGTGTCACAATTTGCGTCCTGCCGAGTATAATTTATAGAATTAAGTGTCAGGATGTACATCGAGAAGAACAGATCGCTACAAACGCTatcgtgttttgtttttttttatgaacgcgAAACGCAAAGAAATTACAGTACATTTCTCTAGaactgagcttttttttttcccctcttaacCTTGTTTACTTCACCGAgctgaatttgtttaatttttttttggaattcgCCTCGAAGGCTCGAACACGCTCTGGTGATAAATCTCCAGGGGCTCGGTATAAAAATCCCAGCTGTGGTTTCAGCGACAGAACCGATCCTCACACCTCCGTCTAAAAAAGGCTCGGAATCAGAGCAGGGATCAACCGTCCCAGTCCGAGCGCAGAAACATCCGGAAAAACCAAAAGGTGCAACGTTCCAAGTCCTTTCACATCTCCAACTAAGATGGAAGACATAcgcagaggggttttttttttctcccttggtCTTTAACCGAGATACCTTTCCTTATTCGTAGTTCTTGGACATAATGTGAGCTCCTCTAGTAAAATCAtaggagaggtgtgtgtgtgtgtgtgtgtgtgtgtgtgtgtgtatttgttcagATATTGGCAACACCACCGAGGAGAAAGCTGATGTCATTCTCAGTGCTGACAGAAGGTCGTTTTTCTTCTCCTGCAGTTGATCCCTcgagttaaaaacaaaaataaaagatccacacacacacacacgcacgcacgcacgcacgcacgcacgcacgcacgcgggCTACTACAGAAATTGCAGTCCAGGCTGTAGAACGAGTCTGAAAgatgaattaatatttaatcagtGGCTCAGGAGAGTGAGAAGGAAGACCAGGAAGTCATAAAAGTtgtcagttttttgttttttttttatctcccaAAAAAAAGTCTCTGTAGCCTTGAACACTCCCAGTGTGAAAGAGAACAAGTTCAAGGACAAACAGAAAAGTTACTGTTCAATCCAGCACTCATGGCAATAAAAAGAGAGGgaacaaagaaaaggaaaaaagaacaaGGCCGCGAGAATGTTTTAGGTGTAGACTTCTTGCCGTCCGTTTGGCGCGAACCCTCCAGCGATCCCTCCCATCCTCTGGGTGTCCATGATCTGCAGGACGTCCTCTAGGATGGACGGTCCCAGGTCCAGGTGGAGCGAGAGCAAGGAGCCGGCGTGAGACAGATATGGATGCTCGTCGTCTTTCTCGCCGCGCTTTTCCTCGCCGTGCTTTTCTTCTGTCCCAACGCAAGGCTGTTCGTGATCGTTCGAGCGCTTCGGGGAGCCAGGGAGCGACGTGTGAGGGGACTCCAGGTGCAGTCTGGGAGGTTTTGGGGGCGGAGCTGTGGCAGGGGCAAGAGGCTGCGATGCGACAGGGGCCGAGGGCGGAAGCGTGAGCGCCTGCACTCCTCCGATGACGGGAAGCGAAAGGGCATTCTTGAGCAGCGGCGAACTCTCGGTGGCGGCGCAGCTCCACTGGATCGCGTCTTGCTGACCTTGTTGCCCGGGCAACAGATGAAACTTGCCCTGGAGGAAGGAGAGGTCGCCGAAGACGTTGTCGCCGCCGGCACCGCTCCCGATGTGAATGGTGTGGCGAAAGTCGCCCAGCGGCGGGCTGATCATGTCGGACGAGAGGAGGTCGCGCAGCTTCTCCTTCTTGCCTTTGCGGCTCCTGCGCTTCAGGTAGATGGGCGCTTTGGAGGACATGTCGGACACCGAGTGTCCCCGAGAACAACACAGAGAGAGCTCGTGCAACAGCGTGGAGAGGGGAAGAACGACAAGGCGA
Proteins encoded:
- the cdc42ep2 gene encoding cdc42 effector protein 2, with amino-acid sequence MSSKAPIYLKRRSRKGKKEKLRDLLSSDMISPPLGDFRHTIHIGSGAGGDNVFGDLSFLQGKFHLLPGQQGQQDAIQWSCAATESSPLLKNALSLPVIGGVQALTLPPSAPVASQPLAPATAPPPKPPRLHLESPHTSLPGSPKRSNDHEQPCVGTEEKHGEEKRGEKDDEHPYLSHAGSLLSLHLDLGPSILEDVLQIMDTQRMGGIAGGFAPNGRQEVYT